One Gemmatimonadota bacterium genomic window, TGGGCAGGAAGCGAGCAGCGGAGTCCCCGGCCGCGATCAGTAACTAAGCTGCTTTGAAACAAGCGCCGGAAGACCAAACGTGCATTCGCCCGAAGAGGAATCCATGTCTGTACAACGATTCGCCATTGCGACCGTAGCCGGGGCCGTCATGGTGCTGTTGCTTGGCTTTGTCACCGGCAGCTTGTTCGGCGGCCTTTTCGAAGGTTTCGCGGTGACGGCTCCTGAACTGGTCATGAAGTCCAGTCCGAACGTATGGACGATCGTCCTCGGTGCCGTTGCCATGGGGGCGCTGCTGACCGTCCTCCTCGGTTGCTGGACGGGCCACACTGATGCGGTGAAAGCCCTCGGAACCAGTGCGATCTTCGGGTTGCTTCTCCACCTGTTCCTGGGGTTGAGCCTGTTTGGCATGACAACCATGTTGAATCTCACCGGAACCCTGATCAAGGTCGTCATCGATACGGTTCAAGTGGCACTGGCCGGAACGGTAGTCGGTGTCGTGCTGGGCCGCGGCAGACAGGCCTAGCCGCACCATCCTCCATCGCTCTATGTACACGCTGATCACCGCTAGTAGACTCCGCACGGGCGAAGCGCTCGAAGTCGGCGTCGTTCAGGCGCCGGACGACGACTATGCGCCGCTCGTCCGGCCGATCCTCGCACACAAATCGCGCAACGAACAGTGGCATCTCGACCAGGTATTCGCCGGGCGGGTCGACCCACTCGAAACCCGGTTCTACCTCGGCTGCCTGAACGAACAACCGGTTTGCAACATCATGGTCAGCGAACACGGCGGAGTCGGCATCATGAGTCACGTATACACCAGGCCGGAACACCGCCGAAAGGGCATAGCGCGGCTGGTCATGGCCGGGCAGATGGCCGACTTCAATGACCGGGACGGCCGGTACCTGACGCTGTCCACGGGCTACGATACCCATCCCTACTATCTGTACTACAGCTTCGGGTTCCGGAGCGTCATACCGGACTCGGGTCACATGAAGTACGCGGGGAATGCAGCGTTCGAGGCGGAACACTTCCGAGGGGAAGGGGTTCGCGTGGTCCCGGGAGACTGGAAAAACTGGCCTTCACTGAACGTGCTTTGCGCCCAGGACGGTCCGCCTTACGTACGCAACGTGGGGCTGGGACATATCGGGCCGCGCATGTTTGAAGGCGCCTACCTGGGGCTTATGAAGCTCACGCAGGAAGATGCCGATCACCAGGTCCGGCTGCTGGTTACGGACCGCGAGGCGGTCACGGGTTACGCGACCCTTATGCCGGACACCCGGTGGCGTGGAGAGACCTGTCTCCTGGATTTGTTCGTTCATCCGGCGTTCACGGCTTACTGGGGGGCTTTGCTGGACTCGTTCTCCATGCCGGCGGGACGAAAAATCCAGAGTCATGTCGAACCGGGCGACTCCCGGAAGACCGCTGCGTTGAAGGACGCGGGGTTCGTCCGCGAGTCCACCCTTCGAAAGCAGTTCAAGGCGGCCGGCCAGGCAATGGATGTCGAGGTGTACGCGCGGCATGCCTAGTCCTGCTCGCGGCGTGATGCCGCCTACTGCCCGTGCTTCAGCCCGTCTAGCGTCTTGTCGTGGATGCCGCCGAATCCCCCGTTGCTCATAAACACGATCCGGTCGCCTGGCGCCGCTTGCTCGACCAGCCGTGAAACGATCCGGTCCACGCTTTCCACGGCGTCGGCGCGAACGCCGCGAAGACGCAGTCCCTCCACCAGTTCCTCCACGGAAAAACGGTTCCCTTCGGGCGCTTTCCCGGGTAGAAAGACCGGCGCGATCAATACCCGGTCCGCGTCGTCGAAGGCGGTGGCATAGGCCTCCTGGAAGTTCCGGCGTATGGTGGTGGCTGAGCGGGGTTCGAACACGGCCCAGATGCGCCGGTCCGGACAGGCCCCTCTAAGCGCCTCCAGCGTCGCTTTTACGGCGGTGGGGTGGTGGGCGAAGTCGTCGTAGACCGTAATGCCGTTGACATCGCCCCGTGGCTCAAGACGGCGCCTCACGCCGGGGAAGGTCTCGAGGCCCCGCGCTATATCCTCCCAGGATACGCCGTAATGTCGGGCGGCGGCCACGACCGCCAGCGCGTTTTTGACGTTGTGGACTCCAAGTTGACGGATCGTCAGCCGGGTGCGGGGTTCGTCCCGTTCAAACAGGTCGAAGGACGTACCCCCGGGATCAAAAGAAACGTTACGCGCAGACCACCGCGTGCCTGGCGACTCGCCCATGGTATGGACGTTGCAGAATGCGTGGGTTGCGAGAGTCCGGAGGCGCTCGTCGTCCGCCGGTCCGATCAGCAACCCGTTTTCGGGTATGATGTTGACCAGCCTCCTGAAAGAAAGCACGATCTCATCGAGCGATTCGTAAATGTCCGCGTGGTCGAACTCGATGTTGTTGATGATCACCGTATCGGGCAGGTAATGCAGGAACTTCGCCCGCTTGTCGAAGAAGGCGCTGTCGTATTCATCGCCTTCGAGGATGAACAGGTCGCCCGACCCCAGTTGCGCGCCGGTCTGCCAGCCGCTGGGAACTCCGCCGATGATGTAGCTGGGATCCCGGCCGGCCTCGGTGAGCAACCAGGCGAGCATCGCCGTCGTGGTCGTCTTGCCATGCGTCCCCGCCACCACGATCGACTTGCGGTCCCACAGGAAGAAGGACTTGAGCGTCTCCGGCATGGATGCATACCGGATCTTCCGTTCCAGGACGGCTTCGGCCTCGGGGTTGCCCCGCGAAACCGCGTTTCCGATGACCACGAGATCCGGTGGAGGGTTCAGGTTGGTTTCGGCGAAGCCCTCGAATACGGGTATCTGCTGTTCCGAAAGCACCGTGCTCATGGGCGGATACACGTTTTCGTCGCTACCGGTTACCCGGTGTCCGAGGGACTTGAGCATCACGGCGAGCGCTCCCATGCCCGTACCGCAAATGGCCACAAGATGGATGTGAAGCGGTCGGGACATGGTCAGGGCATCGGGGGATGGTTCTCGGTCAGTTCCCGGATTTTTCGGCGTACGGCGTCGTTATTGAAGTGGTCGGGATGGGAAACGAGCAGGGTCTCGTATTCTGTGAGCGCCTGGGGAATATCGCCGATCTTCGTCTCGAGGATTTCGGCAACCCGTCGCCGGGCCGTAACGACGCGGCGGCTGTCCGGGTGTCTTTCGATCAGGTCGCGCAGAGCCGCGAGCGCTTCGTACGGCTTACCCAACTGGTCAAGTATCACACCGATGTCCAGGATGACTGTATCCACAATCAGGCTTTCCGCATGCTCCTCGACAAACCGCTTGCAGGCTTCCAGGGCTTCCCGGTCCCTGAACTGACGGCGCAGCAGCACCGACCGGACATAATCGGCAAGTGAACGGTCACCGCCCTGCCGGCCTTCCGCGATCAGGATGGTCCACTCCAGCGCGTCGTTGGCATAGGGGCTGTCCGCATAGCGGTCGGCCGTCTCGTGGAACCGCTCGAGGGCATCGTCCCATCGCCCCTTGAAGAGCGCCAACTCACCCCGGTGGAATGTCGTCCGCGCCCGGGTTTCGACTTCCGGGAATCCGGCTTCCGGGTCCCCGATCCGGTTGTACTGGGCAAGCGCGTCTTCGAGGCTGCCCAAGACCACGTAACTCTCCGCGATGCCGAACATGGCCTGCTCCCGGAACTTCGTCGCGGGCGCGTGGGCCAGAAGCGACCGGTACGTGTCGAGGGCCTGTCGCGCGTCCTGGAAATGGGCGAGATGGAGACCCGCCAGGCGGGCCATCGCTTCTTCCCGGTATCTGGTTTCCGGGTATTGCGCAATGATCTTCCGGTAGGTTCCGGCAGCCTGGTCGATGCTCCCGTTCTCCTGGAGCGCCCTGGCAAGACCGGTAGA contains:
- a CDS encoding tetratricopeptide repeat protein, which gives rise to VEQARTLERLRQDDRAVALFERILQEAPDNRSALNGVLRLYFRLEAFDKAIPLLETHIQRSPDNIRFRGRLAEALFGSGRDAEAEEQIRILQDLFPESESAVNTVAYLHFGRQAYDRAIQTCLAGRQRLGKPDAFALALAGFYTSAFDIPGAVREYVRWLTLNPRQQGIVSDQIDQLTVLGSQELVERALREAVSEHRGSKDAHDLLGNYYLRYDKPLEALAEYREADRLDGSSGTYLARFAEWALREGHTQDAIDTYRELIRQAASDTMRAEASTGLARALQENGSIDQAAGTYRKIIAQYPETRYREEAMARLAGLHLAHFQDARQALDTYRSLLAHAPATKFREQAMFGIAESYVVLGSLEDALAQYNRIGDPEAGFPEVETRARTTFHRGELALFKGRWDDALERFHETADRYADSPYANDALEWTILIAEGRQGGDRSLADYVRSVLLRRQFRDREALEACKRFVEEHAESLIVDTVILDIGVILDQLGKPYEALAALRDLIERHPDSRRVVTARRRVAEILETKIGDIPQALTEYETLLVSHPDHFNNDAVRRKIRELTENHPPMP
- the mpl gene encoding UDP-N-acetylmuramate:L-alanyl-gamma-D-glutamyl-meso-diaminopimelate ligase; the protein is MSRPLHIHLVAICGTGMGALAVMLKSLGHRVTGSDENVYPPMSTVLSEQQIPVFEGFAETNLNPPPDLVVIGNAVSRGNPEAEAVLERKIRYASMPETLKSFFLWDRKSIVVAGTHGKTTTTAMLAWLLTEAGRDPSYIIGGVPSGWQTGAQLGSGDLFILEGDEYDSAFFDKRAKFLHYLPDTVIINNIEFDHADIYESLDEIVLSFRRLVNIIPENGLLIGPADDERLRTLATHAFCNVHTMGESPGTRWSARNVSFDPGGTSFDLFERDEPRTRLTIRQLGVHNVKNALAVVAAARHYGVSWEDIARGLETFPGVRRRLEPRGDVNGITVYDDFAHHPTAVKATLEALRGACPDRRIWAVFEPRSATTIRRNFQEAYATAFDDADRVLIAPVFLPGKAPEGNRFSVEELVEGLRLRGVRADAVESVDRIVSRLVEQAAPGDRIVFMSNGGFGGIHDKTLDGLKHGQ
- a CDS encoding GNAT family N-acetyltransferase, which translates into the protein MYTLITASRLRTGEALEVGVVQAPDDDYAPLVRPILAHKSRNEQWHLDQVFAGRVDPLETRFYLGCLNEQPVCNIMVSEHGGVGIMSHVYTRPEHRRKGIARLVMAGQMADFNDRDGRYLTLSTGYDTHPYYLYYSFGFRSVIPDSGHMKYAGNAAFEAEHFRGEGVRVVPGDWKNWPSLNVLCAQDGPPYVRNVGLGHIGPRMFEGAYLGLMKLTQEDADHQVRLLVTDREAVTGYATLMPDTRWRGETCLLDLFVHPAFTAYWGALLDSFSMPAGRKIQSHVEPGDSRKTAALKDAGFVRESTLRKQFKAAGQAMDVEVYARHA